A stretch of the Sulfurimonas sp. hsl 1-7 genome encodes the following:
- a CDS encoding VWA domain-containing protein, with product MNYYDFEYPYLIFLLLPILWCLYRCKEHIKQRYFVHLHLLRSGRRFFKIESFLKVLIFVLLLITLTSPIKVDKTNPNNRFGKDIVLALDGSGSMNASGFLKDDEAFEQAFKDSLHVSRFDLSKYLAKEFIKKRVNDNVGVVLYGDFAFIASPITYEKNVVVEMLEYLTQGMAGQNTAIGEAIAMSVRAFKHSKAKSKVIILLSDGEHNSGRVSPKEGVALAVEQNIKIYTIAIGEADSALMKHIAQKSGGEFFSAKNATELQSIYEEIDSLESSKIKSSQYKVKDYLYQSVLLIAIALLLYLIFRESKR from the coding sequence ATGAATTACTATGATTTTGAATACCCATATTTAATATTTTTATTGTTGCCAATCTTATGGTGTCTATATAGATGTAAAGAGCATATAAAACAAAGATATTTTGTACATCTGCATCTTTTAAGGTCAGGAAGAAGATTTTTTAAAATTGAGTCTTTTTTAAAGGTACTTATCTTTGTACTATTACTGATAACATTAACATCACCCATCAAGGTAGATAAAACAAATCCAAACAATAGGTTTGGTAAAGATATAGTTTTAGCACTTGATGGAAGCGGTTCAATGAATGCAAGCGGCTTTTTAAAAGATGATGAAGCATTTGAACAAGCATTTAAAGACTCTTTACATGTCAGTAGATTTGATCTGAGTAAATATCTAGCTAAAGAGTTTATCAAAAAACGAGTGAATGATAATGTCGGTGTAGTCCTTTATGGAGATTTCGCTTTTATCGCCTCCCCGATCACTTACGAGAAAAATGTCGTAGTGGAGATGTTAGAGTATCTCACACAAGGGATGGCCGGACAAAATACCGCAATAGGGGAAGCGATTGCAATGAGTGTTCGAGCCTTTAAACATTCAAAAGCAAAAAGCAAGGTTATCATCCTTTTAAGTGACGGGGAACACAATAGCGGAAGAGTTTCACCAAAAGAGGGTGTAGCGCTTGCAGTTGAGCAAAATATAAAGATATACACTATAGCGATAGGGGAGGCTGATTCCGCTTTAATGAAACATATAGCACAAAAAAGTGGAGGGGAGTTTTTCTCTGCTAAAAATGCTACGGAATTGCAGAGTATATATGAAGAGATAGACAGTTTAGAATCTTCAAAAATCAAATCAAGCCAGTATAAAGTAAAAGATTATCTTTATCAAAGTGTTTTATTGATAGCAATCGCTTTACTTCTATACTTGATCTTTCGGGAGAGTAAACGATGA